In Nitrosophilus labii, the following proteins share a genomic window:
- the rsmH gene encoding 16S rRNA (cytosine(1402)-N(4))-methyltransferase RsmH: MDIKKDIPHIPVLLNEVVEVFRDLKDGYFIDCTLGYAGHSEAILKNSPKIKLIGIDQDEEAIEFSKKRLIEFADRVKIVKGRFSNKIDEYLSLNIKGVLADIGVSSLQLDKRERGFSFESEVLDMRMDKSATLSAYEVVNFYPKERLEYIFKEYGEVKNYKKIADIIVKTRSKKEIRSAKELSQLLAKHFTKTKKIHPATLVFQAIRIEVNEELKELERLLDKLEKHRPKGAKIAIITFHSLEDRIVKNRFKKWAQKCICPSESIRCECGKNNELGYILTKKPIIAKKEEVEKNPRSRSAKMRVFKFK, from the coding sequence TTGGATATAAAAAAAGATATACCTCATATACCGGTTTTATTAAATGAAGTAGTAGAGGTTTTTAGAGATTTAAAAGATGGATATTTTATAGATTGTACGTTAGGGTATGCAGGCCATAGCGAAGCTATACTAAAAAACAGTCCCAAAATTAAACTTATAGGAATCGATCAAGATGAAGAGGCGATAGAGTTTTCAAAAAAAAGGTTAATAGAGTTTGCCGATAGAGTTAAAATTGTAAAAGGAAGATTTTCAAACAAAATCGATGAGTATTTGAGTTTAAATATAAAAGGTGTTTTGGCTGACATCGGTGTCTCATCTTTACAGCTTGATAAAAGAGAGAGAGGTTTTTCGTTTGAGAGTGAAGTTTTAGATATGCGAATGGATAAAAGTGCCACTTTGAGCGCTTATGAAGTTGTCAACTTCTATCCTAAAGAGAGACTCGAATATATCTTCAAAGAGTATGGTGAGGTGAAAAATTATAAAAAGATAGCTGATATTATTGTCAAAACAAGAAGCAAAAAAGAGATAAGAAGTGCAAAAGAGCTTAGCCAACTGCTAGCGAAACATTTTACGAAAACTAAAAAAATACATCCGGCCACTCTTGTTTTTCAAGCAATACGTATTGAGGTTAATGAAGAGTTAAAAGAGCTTGAGAGATTACTGGATAAATTAGAAAAACATAGACCAAAAGGCGCGAAAATAGCTATTATAACGTTTCACTCTTTAGAAGATAGAATAGTTAAAAACAGATTTAAGAAATGGGCACAAAAATGTATCTGTCCTAGTGAAAGTATAAGATGCGAGTGCGGGAAAAATAACGAGCTTGGATATATTTTGACAAAAAAACCAATAATTGCCAAAAAAGAGGAGGTTGAAAAAAACCCTCGAAGCAGAAGCGCAAAGATGAGAGTGTTTAAATTTAAGTAG
- a CDS encoding adenosylmethionine--8-amino-7-oxononanoate transaminase, translating to MTNKELMDRDLRHIWHPCTQMKDHETLPLIPIKRGKGVYLYDYDGNRYIDAISSWWVNLFGHSNERINEKIKAQLDNLEHVIFAGFTHEPIVRLSERLVEITPKGLNKCFYADNGSSAIEVALKMSFHYHKNGGEIKPLFVSLKNSYHGETIGALSVGDVELYKDTYEEILIKTVQSEVPKDMSEEAAVEAAKKLEETFIRYEGEISAFIVEPLIQCAGYMHMFNPLFLKLSYDLCKKYKIHFIADEIAVGFGRTGTMFACEQAGITPDFMCLSKGLTGGYLPLSVVLTTDEIYSRFYCDYNKYKAFLHSHSYTGNPLACSAANATLDIFEEDGVIEKNRIKIEYIQKKLQRFKELENVKEIRQTGMVAAVELKGYDPMERVGLKVYRYGLKNEVLLRPLGHIIYFMPPYVISFDEIDKMMDVAYEGIKTLLK from the coding sequence ATGACAAATAAAGAGTTGATGGATAGAGATTTAAGACATATCTGGCATCCGTGTACACAAATGAAAGATCACGAAACTTTGCCCCTGATTCCTATAAAAAGAGGAAAAGGCGTATATCTTTACGATTATGACGGCAACAGATATATAGACGCTATAAGTAGCTGGTGGGTAAATCTTTTTGGACACTCAAACGAGAGAATAAACGAAAAGATCAAAGCTCAACTGGACAATCTCGAACACGTAATATTTGCAGGTTTTACACATGAGCCGATTGTAAGGTTAAGTGAAAGATTAGTAGAAATAACCCCTAAGGGTCTAAATAAATGTTTTTACGCCGATAACGGATCAAGTGCTATTGAAGTGGCTCTTAAAATGAGTTTTCATTATCATAAAAACGGAGGTGAAATAAAACCGCTATTCGTTTCGCTTAAAAACAGTTATCATGGCGAAACAATAGGGGCGCTTTCTGTAGGAGATGTGGAACTGTATAAGGATACTTACGAAGAGATCCTTATAAAAACCGTTCAAAGCGAAGTTCCTAAAGATATGAGCGAAGAAGCGGCTGTGGAGGCGGCAAAAAAACTGGAAGAGACTTTTATAAGATATGAAGGAGAGATATCTGCGTTTATAGTTGAACCTTTGATTCAGTGTGCTGGATATATGCACATGTTCAATCCACTTTTTTTGAAGCTATCTTATGATTTGTGCAAAAAATACAAAATTCATTTTATAGCTGATGAGATAGCTGTTGGTTTTGGAAGAACAGGAACGATGTTTGCTTGTGAACAAGCGGGAATTACCCCAGATTTTATGTGTCTTTCAAAAGGATTGACTGGAGGATACCTTCCTTTGTCCGTAGTTTTAACTACCGATGAGATATATAGTCGGTTTTATTGTGACTACAACAAATATAAAGCTTTTTTACATTCACATAGTTATACCGGAAATCCTCTTGCTTGCAGTGCGGCAAATGCTACGTTGGATATTTTTGAAGAGGATGGAGTTATTGAGAAAAATAGAATCAAAATTGAATATATACAAAAAAAACTTCAAAGATTTAAAGAGCTTGAAAACGTTAAAGAGATAAGGCAAACAGGTATGGTTGCGGCAGTAGAACTTAAAGGTTATGATCCGATGGAAAGAGTTGGGCTAAAAGTTTATAGATACGGTTTGAAAAACGAAGTTTTACTTAGACCTTTAGGTCATATTATATATTTTATGCCTCCTTATGTTATAAGTTTTGATGAGATAGATAAGATGATGGATGTAGCTTATGAAGGGATAAAAACTCTTTTAAAATAG